One Prunus dulcis chromosome 7, ALMONDv2, whole genome shotgun sequence DNA segment encodes these proteins:
- the LOC117633860 gene encoding beta-fructofuranosidase, insoluble isoenzyme 1-like, with protein sequence MDTLKKFLQVLLIASCCVFVIKNDAVEASHNVYPEFQSLAAVKVNQVHRTAFHFQPPSNWINDPNGPMYFGGLYHLFYQYNPKGAVWGNIVWAHSVSKDLINWEALEPAIYPSKPFDINGCWSGSATILPGNKPIILYTGIDPQNRQVQNYAIPANASDPYLRQWIKPDNNPLVVPDAGMNATAFRDPTTAWWIDGHWKMLVGGKRKHRGVAHLYRSKDFMHWVKAHHPFHSAPHTGMWECPDFYPVPLVGKFGLDTSKFGVDVKHVMKVSLDETRYEYYTIGKYFLEKDRYVPDKALVDGWSGLRYDYGNFYASKSFFDPAKSRRILWGWANESDTSHEDVAKGWAGIQTIPRVVWLSPDRKQLLQWPIEELETLRGQKVELNIQKLKLGDYVEVKGITAAQADVDVLFSIPSLDKAEDFDPSWTSLDAQRLCGLKGSKVQGGLGPFGLLTLASQNLEEFTPVFFRIFKAQGSRHLVLMCSDATSSSLQNNLYKPSFAGFVDIDLTSYKKLSLRSLIDHSVVESFGPWAKTCITSRVYPTLAVNKEAHLFVFNNGTETITVESLTAWSMNAPKQMNA encoded by the exons ATGGATACTTTAAAAAAGTTCCTTCAAGTTCTTTTAATTGCTTCTTGTTGTGTTTTTGTCATAAAAAACGACGCCGTCGAAGCATCACACAACGTCTACCCCGAGTTTCAGTCTCTTGCTGCCGTCAAAGTCAACCAAGTCCACAGAACTGCGTTTCACTTTCAACCTCCAAGCAACTGGATTAACG ACCCTAATG GACCTATGTACTTTGGTGGTCTGTATCACTTGTTCTATCAGTACAATCCCAAAGGTGCGGTTTGGGGCAACATTGTTTGGGCCCATTCAGTGTCCAAGGATCTGATCAATTGGGAAGCCCTTGAGCCTGCAATATACCCGTCCAAGCCCTTTGACATAAATGGATGTTGGTCCGGGTCCGCCACTATTCTCCCTGGCAACAAGCCCATTATCCTCTACACTGGAATCGACCCCCAAAACCGCCAGGTCCAAAACTATGCCATCCCGGCAAACGCATCCGACCCGTACCTCCGCCAATGGATCAAGCCCGACAACAACCCTCTAGTGGTCCCAGATGCCGGTATGAACGCAACCGCATTCCGTGACCCGACAACAGCTTGGTGGATCGATGGGCATTGGAAGATGTTGGTGGGTGGCAAAAGGAAGCATAGAGGAGTGGCCCATTTGTATAGGAGCAAGGACTTCATGCATTGGGTCAAGGCCCATCACCCATTTCACTCCGCTCCCCATACGGGTATGTGGGAATGCCCGGATTTTTACCCGGTTCCATTGGTTGGCAAATTTGGGTTGGACACATCAAAATTTGGTGTGGATGTTAAGCATGTTATGAAAGTGAGCCTTGATGAGACTAGGTATGAATATTACACAAttggaaaatattttcttgagAAAGATAGGTATGTTCCTGATAAAGCCTTGGTGGATGGTTGGTCTGGGTTGCGATATGACTATGGCAACTTTTATGCATCCAAGAGTTTCTTTGATCCTGCAAAGAGTAGGAGAATTTTGTGGGGGTGGGCTAATGAGTCTGATACATCTCACGAAGATGTTGCTAAGGGATGGGCCGGAATTCAG ACAATACCAAGGGTGGTGTGGCTCAGTCCAGATAGGAAACAATTGTTGCAATGGCCTATTGAAGAACTAGAAACTCTAAGAGGGCAAAAGGTCGAGTTGAACATTCAAAAGCTCAAACTAGGAGATTATGTTGAAGTTAAAGGAATAACTGCGGCTCAG GCCGATGTTGATGTTCTCTTCTCAATCCCTAGCTTGGACAAAGCCGAAGATTTTGACCCTAGCTGGACCAGCCTCGATGCCCAAAGACTTTGTGGCCTAAAGGGTTCAAAAGTTCAAGGTGGCCTTGGGCCTTTTGGACTTTTGACATTAGCATCACAAAACCTAGAGGAATTCACTCCTGTTTTCTTCAGGATTTTTAAAGCTCAAGGCAGCAGGCACCTAGTTCTTATGTGCTCTGATGCAACAAG TTCGTCTTTGCAGAACAACCTGTACAAACCATCATTTGCTGGCTTTGTGGATATAGATTTGACTTCTTACAAGAAGCTTTCCCTCAGGAGTTTG ATTGATCATTCTGTTGTTGAAAGTTTTGGACCTTGGGCAaaaacatgcatcacatctaggGTTTATCCAACTCTAGCAGTTAACAAGGAAGCTCACTTGTTTGTGTTCAACAATGGGACTGAGACTATTACTGTAGAGAGCCTCACTGCATGGAGTATGAATGCTCCTAAACAGATGAACGCATAG